The Daucus carota subsp. sativus chromosome 7, DH1 v3.0, whole genome shotgun sequence genome window below encodes:
- the LOC108193290 gene encoding uncharacterized protein LOC108193290 isoform X4, with the protein MKFSDAQFKSSISSPVARKKLKYTILHTASVRIQTHTIPLISSISHIPINFIRLDPNRPYTIGRKLSRCDYVFEDRRVSKKHCQILFDAYCNKLVIADGELLDSYGNCCSGSDSGRVRVSLNGVFVNGIRVGSGEVVELRGGDEVSVVCGNEEGGCSVGRRIGFVVERVEFVEEVVDRKGVGFREGVFPRGDVLLRKCREILKEEPKLCIQKTRPGFVCRGIENDDSELALSNRGNKHVSGTADLQDEGLLRYNSVFIDNELKNNLDGVGQLNLDLIHTGVNCETELCVVSGKNSQKINRGEVIGDRLMNNYKQKTSSSLIVLPKDILMVSEVDCDHQCSTVNSDGLRKIKDAPVHSENGMGNGKPAAVSVGCKVKMDGPVLDCVLENNSEGHFVPPPGNKFYLNRLHFMSHGSSGHDNVVSLPDLLYPVKTIVRLFITTFTSNILWFLSYCQIPTYLPVTIVCHNTGKCWSSSLDDRMSVPYLDYPNLIVVYPQFPEAIAFGQDRKKHGIACHHPKLIVLQREDSIRVIITSANLVPKQWLFVTNTVWWQDFPRLSTPDIISLFTQSTEGEVNQNTRSDFAAQLGKFMATLIADVPNQAHWIMELTKYDFRGAVGHLVASIPGIHSSKIPCILDPRYSLNGASSYISGSCGMKILGSIEASVVGLSHLFRASADSSGSQLKRLAVFLGKCRENAYGMSEIVLRRNVNIPADANAVAVLIPNPDKFIEGGRYLMSRNVLQHCSTSDCIQLGFLPRNIAKWVAPLSDAGLFSFSAYIYRKDVLASALEGSNTKVTLILYVSQGTSFMDISGVTQPILVSAICSLIASIQRSSGLWRLQEVLGHYKWPEAFETDFMFGSSSIGSISAQFLAAFSAAAGKRSLQFSESEESDPDPGDEKTIY; encoded by the exons ATGAAATTCTCAGATGCTCAGTTCAAATCTTCAATTTCTTCTCCAGTTGCTCGCAAGAAGCTCAAGTACACAATCTTACATACAGCTTCTGTACgtatacaaacacacacaattCCTTTGATTTCGTCAATTAGTCATATTCCTATTAATTTTATTCGACTTGATCCGAATCGTCCATACACTATAGGCCGGAAGTTGAGTAGATGTGATTACGTGTTCGAAGATCGTAGAGTGAGTAAAAAGCATTGTCAGATTTTATTCGATGCTTATTGTAATAAATTAGTTATTGCTGATGGTGAATTGTTGGATAGTTATGGAAATTGTTGTAGTGGTAGTGATAGTggtagggttagggtttcgtTGAATGGTGTGTTTGTTAATGGAATTAGAGTTGGGAGTGGGGAGGTTGTGGAGTTGCGTGGCGGAGATGAGGTGTCGGTTGTTTGTGGGAATGAGGAAGGGGGGTGTAGTGTGGGGAGGAGGATTGGTTTTGTTGTTGAGAGAGTTGAGTTTGTCGAGGAGGTTGTGGATAGAAAGGGAGTTGGTTTTAGGGAGGGGGTTTTTCCGAGGGGAGATGTATTGTTGCGGAAATGTAGGGAGATTTTAAAAGAGGAGCCGAAGTTGTGCATTCAGAAGACGAGGCCGGGGTTTGTTTGTAGAGGGATAGAGAATGATGATAGTGAGTTAGCGTTAAGTAATCGAGGTAATAAACATGTAAGTGGAACGGCTGACTTACAAGATGAAGGCTTGTTGCGATACAATAGTGTGTTTATAGAtaatgaattaaaaaataatttggatggTGTCGGACAGCTGAATTTAGATTTAATTCACACAGGGGTGAATTGTGAGACCGAATTGTGTGTAGTTAGTGGTAAGAATTCACAGAAAATAAACAGAGGTGAAGTTATTGGGGATCGTCTCATGAATAATTATAAGCAAAAGACATCGTCGAGCTTAATTGTTTTGCCCAAAGATATTTTAATGGTTTCAGAGGTGGACTGTGATCATCAATGTTCTACTGTTAATAGTGATGGATTGAGGAAGATTAAAGATGCCCCTGTTCATTCTGAAAATGGTATGGGAAATGGCAAACCAGCTGCCGTGTCAGTTGGTTGTAAAGTTAAGATGGATGGTCCTGTACTTGATTGTGTTTTGGAGAATAATAGTGAGGGCCACTTCGTCCCTCCGCCAGGAAATAAGTTCTATTTAAATCGACTTCATTTTATGAGTCATGGTTCATCAGGACACGATAATGTGGTTTCCCTGCCAGATCTACTTTATCCTGTCAAAACCATCGTACGACTATTTATCACGACATTTACCAGTAATATTTTATG gtTTTTATCTTACTGTCAGATACCAACATATCTACCAGTAACGATTGTTTGCCACAATACTGGGAAGTGCTGGAGTTCAAGCCTTGATGATAGGATGTCAGTTCCTTACTTGGATTACCCAAACCTAATAGTGGT GTATCCACAATTTCCTGAGGCCATAGCCTTTGGCCAAGACCGCAAGAAACATGGCATCGCTTGTCATCATCCGAAGTTGATTGTATTGCAAAGAGAAGATAGTATACGTGTCATCATCACTTCAGCAAATTTGGTGCCAAAACAG TGGCTTTTTGTGACCAATACTGTTTGGTGGCAAGATTTTCCGCGCTTGAGTACACCGGACATTATCTCTCTCTTTACACAATCAACTGAGGGGGAGGTAAATCAAAATACAAGATCTGATTTTGCTGCTCAGCTTGGTAAATTCATGGCAACATTAATAGCTGATGTACCAAATCAGGCTCATTGGATTATGGAGTTGACCAAGTATGACTTTAGAGGGGCGGTTGGGCATCTCGTTGCTTCGATACCTGGAATCCATTCTTCTAAGATCCCTTGCATTTTGGATCCCAGATATTCCTTAAAT GGAGCTTCTTCATATATTTCTGGGTCCTGTGGTATGAAAATACTAGGCTCTATTGAAGCATCAGTTGTTGGTTTGAGCCATCTTTTTCGTGCTTCAGCTGATTCAAGTGGCTCTCAGCTAAAGAGACTTGCAGTTTTTCTTGGAAAGTGCCGTGAGAATGCATATGGAATGTCCGAGATTGTTTTGAGGAGAAATGTGAATATACCGGCTGATGCAAATGCTGTAGCTGTTCTTATTCCTAATCCAGACAAGTTCATCGAGGGAG GGAGATATTTGATGTCAAGAAATGTGTTGCAGCATTGCTCTACATCAG attgCATTCAACTTGGGTTTCTACCGAGAAATATTGCAAAGTGGGTTGCTCCATTGTCAGATGCTGGCTTATTTTCCTTTTCGGCATACATTTATCGGAAAGATGTTCTTGCAAGTGCTTTGGAAGGAAGCAACACAAAAGTCACTCTCATACTCTATGTCTCACAG GGAACTAGTTTTATGGACATTTCAGGAGTAACTCAGCCTATACTTGTTTCAGCAATATGCTCACTTATTGCATCAATTCAGAGATCCTCTGGCCTATGGAGACTTCAAGAG GTTCTGGGTCACTACAAATGGCCTGAAGCTTTTGAGACTGATTTCATGTTTG GTTCATCTTCTATTGGCTCGATCAGTGCACAATTCTTGGCTGCCTTTTCAGCTGCAGCTGGTAAGCGGTCATTGCAGTTCTCTGAATCTGAGGAGTCTGACCCAGAT CCAGGAGATGAGAAAACCatctattaa